Within Anopheles ziemanni chromosome 2, idAnoZiCoDA_A2_x.2, whole genome shotgun sequence, the genomic segment ATGTGAAACGTCATGTGGAACGAgtacatgaaaagaaaatagggTTTAATTGTCCACATTGCCCGAAGCGACTGGGAGACAAATATCATCTAAAATCCCACGTAAACACATGGCACAAAAAGGTCATTATGTTTACCTGTGAGCACTGTGGTAAAGGATACACAAATTACAAAAGCTACACGTATCATTTAGTGAGTatccatatttttttcttttctgtttagAAATTGAACTCATTATTGATAACGAATATGCTTTTGTAAAATTTCAGGCTAACTCGCATGGAAAGAGCGACTCATATGAGTGTGAAACATGCCACAAGAAATGGAAGTCTATCGATTCATACagaaaacatagaaaagaacATTCGGTGACTTCTATCACTTGTAAGGACTGTGGAAGGATTTACCAAAACAAGTAAGTCAATGCAAAATTTCGCATAAACCCAGCAATaacaatatgtttttaatttttgtagtGTAACATTCGAGCAACACCTACTTCAATATCATCCCACATAGGAATGTGGGAGGATCGGATTGTAAGCAACACTTGTCGAGATGTGAATATTCGATGATTTTGTTGGAGCATGTTCATGAATTGTTACAAGATTTACAAAGCCATCAGCGTTCTTCTAGAGGCATCTAGGGGAAACTGGAAAATTTTAAACGGCTTTTTTAGTTCCATAATTTGGTTCTGGTCATTTGGACGATGCTTGAAAAGGACTTGTTTGTAAATCATGTGCTTTGTTCCTGTTACGCTAAATAACGCATGGTTATTTAGGATCCTCATACAGTGCATGGTCATTTTAGTATTTTTAGTTTGAAGAccaacagaaataaaaatataaataatatttgtaatagaggccagccattttttcgcttttttcaaagtgttttttgccttttgtatgggacagcGTCGAGAATACTGACAGGTATCGTCGAGAAATCGCAATACCCTCAAATATTTGACATTTTGCTACATGTTTGTTAGTAAACAAATGTATGGCGACATAGCTGCAttcgttatttttattccttgCACCAGGTTCAGCTTGTATCGACTGTATTTTCTTTAACGAAAGCTCAACTATGGCGTCCCGAGTTAAAGAAATAGGAACCATTTGTCGGTTTTGCTTGTGTCAAGAAAGATTGATGGCTTTGTCGGAGGCGATTGGTTCGGCATTCACTGCGGAGGACGTGCTGTATTACACGGGGATTCAGGTACGTTCGTAGCTTCCTTAATGATTGTATACAATGAATACTAATTCTAAAGGgccttggtttgttttgtagatATCTGTAAAAGAAGAGCTACCCTACGCCATCTGCCATGTATGCTGTAATGTAATAAGAAACTCTGTTATGTTTCGCAGCATGTGCTTGAAAAAAGATGTCGTCTTCAAAACGCTACTTTCTGTCCTGAATTTCGATAAGAGTGCTCCTGATTCTATTGAGCGTACAGCTGCAAGCACCTTGTGGGAAACCGCCGTCGGGTGTAACACTGAGACAATAACGTTGGATGAATCAGATTCCGATGATTCTATCCCTTCGCTTTACGGAGAAGCTATGCAAGAAGCTTTGTCGGATACTGCACCATCGGTAGCAAGTGAGAAAAGGCTAACATCTACCGCCGAAAAGGAAGCTATGGATCATACATTAACTGGGGACTGTgaagagaatgaaaaaagtactTCCAATGAAATGATGAACCAAAATGACGAATCGGTGAATCTTATGCCGAAAGATGATAGTGATTCTGATGGCTCTTTGCCTTCACTGTATGGCGAAAGTGCGGTTCCCCCGCCGAAACCTAAATATCCTAAGGATTCGAACGAAGGCAAAGAACAGTGTCATGTGTGTGGTAGTTTTCACGTTGATGTTAAACATCACGTGCAACGAgtacatgaaaagaaaatgggacATGCTTGTCCATATTGCCCGAAGCGAGTGAACGATGGTTATCAACTCAATTCCCACATAAATACATGGCATAAGAAGGAAATCATATTTACGTGTCAACACTGTGGTAAAGGTTATATCAATCATAGCAGTTACGTGTACCATTTAGTACGTAATTACGATTATtcttcagttttcttttggcTATAAACCTATCGTTAACAAGAAACTACCATGGTACATTTCCAGGCTAACTCTCATGGGAAGAGCGACTGGTATGAGTGTGAAACATGCCACAAGAGATGGAAGTCTATCGATTCATACAGAAAGCATAGGAAATCACATTCGGTGACTGCTATTACGTGTAACATTTgcagaaaaacatacaaaaatgagTAAGTATTGACTGCATATTATGTTTATCCTAGTTTCGTATATGttcatatattttcatttttattttcttttagagCATCCTACGAGCAACATGTACTTCGATACCATCCAACATAGGCTTGTAGGTGGCTTGTTCATTTTACAGATCCGTTGAACCGATTTTATTTAATGATGAATATAAATTGACTTTGAAATAAACTAGTACGCATGTCCAGGATGCACATCAAGTGTATTTCATTATGATATTCATCATTTTAGTATGCAGGATTTTTTGCAATGCATCGTAGAACGTTAAATAACGCTTTCGATTCATTTCACGTTTGCGTTTTTGACAACAATCACAACAGTTTGACCTAGCTggatttaaatgaaataaaaagcgataaaataaacacataaaataggCATTGTTAACCGGGCCAAAACTGGTACACAGGTGGGCCAAAAGagcgacaaaaagtgtgttgggaaattgatttttttgagTGAAACATGAAATatataaattttattgaatGCTTAGATAGCTTCTCTACATTACTATAAGAAGTTTTTCGTTACATGATCGATACAATGAATGCAAAATTTCTTTTGTGGATACCCTCCACTAAGTGTGACAAAAGTGAAACTTTTACCTTACCGGTTGTTTGTAAAATTCAAAATGACAAACGATAAGTTTTCGTTTGGCAGCACTGGCTTGCGACAACGCTGCACAATTTGCCGATGTGTTTCACGATGACGTTTGAATGTTTTGGAAATCGGCTTTTTTTACGCGTTGTGTGGCAAAAATACCGCACGCACAGTTTGCTGTTGCAACAGTCGAAGAACAAACGGTGGCTGTGTAGATATCGGGTGTTTCACATTCTCGGAAACGTATTATAATTTggtgatttaaattttccaacaaTGAATTAAAGGTTTGGCAAGAGTGATAAATTGCAATAATGTTGACCACCGAGTTTGTTCAGTTGGTCCTGCTTTTTGGCTCCGGTTccgtgtttttcttgttcgtAGTGGTAAGTAGGTGATGTTTTGGGTCATGTTACATACCTTAATTTGATGCCCTGTGGTTTGCCATCTTTTAGCTAGGAATAATTTTGAAAGTCACAACTACGGCCTTTCCAAAAATTATTCGCTTCAAGGATGAACAGTTTTATACGGACCCCACCAGCGGGGAAAACCTGCCCTTCCCATCGCTCGCTGACGAACCAACGTTGAAACTAAGCGTTATCATCCCTGCCTTTGACGAGGAAAAAAGACGTATGTTATTGCATTACTATAGAAAAGGTTTGCATTCAATGATACCGATTGTAAATTTTAGTGCCCATAATGTTAGACGAGTGTCTGGAATATCTCGACGAACGGTCGCGTAAAGAGAAAGATTTTACTTATGAAGTGATCGTCGTCAGCGATGGAAGCCGCGACCGAACGGTGGACGTAGCGCTGGAATATGTTAAACGGCACGGTACAGAAAAGGTGCGTGTCTTGGCACTGGTGCAAAATCGTGGCAAAGGAGGTGCCGTACGGATGGGTATGTTGAGCAGCCGTGGCGAGTTTTTGCTGTTCGCCGACGCAGACGGTGCCACAAAGTTTACCGATTACGGCAAGCTCGAGCGAAGTATCGCACAGCTGTGCGGTAACGACTGGCACCGGGATGCACTGGCCATCGGTTCGCGGGCCCATCTGGAGGAGGAAGCGACAGCCAAGCGGACGTTCTTTCGTACGATCCTGATGCATGGGTTTCATTTTCTCGTGTGGACGTTCGCGGTGAAACGAGTACGTGACACGCAGTGCGGCTTCAAGCTGGTGACGCGTTCGGCCGCCCGCAAGCTCTTCCAGGTGATGCACGTTGAACGGTGGGCGTTCGACGTGGAGCTACTGTTTATCGCCCAGTCGTACAACATTCCGATCGAGGAAATCGCCGTCAACTGGACAGAGATCGAGGGTTCCAAGTTGACCCCGTTCTGGTCGTGGCTGCAGATGGGGCGAGATCTGATGCTGATTTGGTTCCGGTACGCCATCGGGGCCTGGCAGTTGCGCAAAGAGCATTCGAATTAGGTAGCAACCATCCCGGTACCAGTTACTGGCCGATAGTTTAaagcattttctttcttttcgtttaGGATAGGATtctgagaaagagctattttATTATAAGTAAACTGGATGtgtccaataaaaacaaaaaaagcttaTGCCCGCTTGGATACTGCATTCCTTTGGTTTTCGACGCCGATCAAATTGAAGTTTTACACTTGACAGTTCGATGAAGTCCCAGCATCAATTTACAGCACGGTTCGTCGCTCGTGTTGACATTCGCCCAAACTGCCAGCagcttgtgtttctttttctgccCGCTGCTGTCAAAACAACAAGCGCGACTCGCTACGGCGGAACGCGAGATCGCGAGAAGTGTAGCGCAGAAAAACATCACACACAGTCCTTGCGTATTTTCGGCGAGAGTGTAACGCAGTTCTGCAGCATCGTGTTCCGTAGTTTGTTAAACGATTCCATGTGTTTCTGGGGTGCGTAAGGTAAAGTGCATTGGTTTTTAGTGCGGTTTGGTGGGCTGATGTACTCTCGCAGCATAgtcaaaacacacatacacacgagtGACGAGTCCCCCAAACTGCCCGTTTGTCAGTCGCGTTCCGGTGCTGGATTGCTTCTTTCGCCGTAAGTTGATCGCTAGTCGAAGTCTGGAAGTTTTTCCATAGCGTGAAGAATAATTCGTACCGTTGAGATCATTCTCCATacccacacacaaactcacacTGCCAAGCGTTTGTGGTTCCCAattgtcgtcgttgtcgtgcGCTACCGTGTGGTTCTTGGCTGCCAGacgtacgaaaaaaaaaaaccggaatgacggaaacggcggcgcggaCCAGTCGAAATCTCCATTTCCAGCCGCTCGTGCGTAGGCTGCAATCAAGTCCTGCCTTAACTTAACGAGAATGTTCCGCTCGATGGAACCGCCCGGCGGTGGTGGTTCACGGGCTGTACGGTTCGCTTCTTTCGCGTAGTGTGTTGCGTACGGTCCCGCGATCAAGTGTTGCTCCGGTTCGCCTCGACCGCCTCGAAGGGTCAGCCATCGGTCATAGGGCACACCGCGGACAACCATGTGCGGCGACAGTGCTCCATCGGTGTGTACGCGCAAATAAATTCGCACCCGCTCGCAATCGGCTCGTGCTTCCTGCTGCCCTTCAAGGATAAGACCAGTTGCGTGCGACGGTGATAAGTGGTTTCGCAGCGCACAATCAACTCCATTGTGAAGAAACCGGGAGAAAACGATCGAGAACAGATTGACGATGGAGCGAAGAAGAAGTTGGTGACCGCAAATCTAGTTAACCCAGCGTTGCTACGCCAACGCACATGCGAAACACATGTGGCTGGCCGTTCACAGTTGCACAGAAGAAGGGGGAAAACAACAAGATCGCTACCGCCGAGTACCAACAGCTCCGTCGAGTGCTGTTGGTACTGGAAATGTAGAAGTTTAATTTAGAATCAGGAACGACACCAGTGCAATACAACGATCGTGCCATTCCTTATCTGCCATTCTTActttagaacaatctttttcaGCTTATCGAGAGCATTGAGTGAATCAGCTGTAAATCAAAATCGTTGTTACTCATCGCCATTATTGATGAGTAGCCTACTTTGCACctctaagaaaatcatcacTTTCACCTGGCTTCTTTTTCCTGGTCCGTACGCTAACTCCTGTTTTGTAACAaagcttttatttcttttcattcccgCACCATTGCTGCTGTTCCTTCGATTTGTCATCAGTTTTTGAGGGAAAGCACCATCCCCGGAGGAGGGGCTCGTcaccacccgcatccaaaacATTAACGTCCGATTGCGTGGAATGGCTACGATTTCCGCTTGGAGGGCAGACCGGTTTTTGCATGATATTGGTCCAGTGGCCAATTGagcattcttcttcttctcgccATATGTCCCCTATCGTGACTGGACAGGTGGCTAAAGAAGTACCTACATCCAGGGGAATGAAAAAGATTGGTTGAGTCATCCATCCATCGAACACCTTTTGATTGATTTCGGACAACCTTCTTCAACTTGCGCCGGAGGTAAACCGGATCCTTTCCCTTGTACGGACTTGGCAATTTGTTACACCTGAAGGGCCTTTACACCTGAAAGGttcagttttccttttcgtgtgtgtgcgtattcCGCTTTCCACTGCCAACCGGTGTGATGTGATGTCATGCCAGAAGAATGCATCGATTTCTGCAAAGGTATGTGCAGTGGTCCAACGGCATCTTGGTGACGATGGTGTGTGATTTAAATTCCTTCTTTCTATCCATCCGGCTTGAACCTGGAAGGGTTGTAAAGGGCTCCCTAAAACGATCATGCATGCTTTCCATGAGTCACAGAATGTGTCTTTAAATGCCCCATTTCTTGACTCACACTGTTGGATAAGAGTTTCTTTGCAGTTGTTACGATGCGAGCAAGTAGGGATGTATGCATAATCATTTTTAAAGTATTCTGATAACAAAAAGCAATGCTTTCTCAGCCCGTCTTGGGACCGATTTCAAGTCAAAACTCGCGCGAAACCAAGACATCGCATGGGGGAGAGGATATAGCTCCACAAACAGTCAGAACTCGCCGGCGGGGCGAAGATCACCCACCGACTTGGAAACCGCTGTTCCAAGAATTGCCGCTCGGACGTGGTTTCTCGTTCGagcgaaacaaataaaactctCGATCGATGCGATCGGAACAAATCTGAACGTTCGCTGAATTAATTATGCCATTGTGTCGCGCCCAGACCGCGCCGCACTCTTTCTCCCTTGGGCCAGTGCCACGCCGTGGCCATACTTGGCAgttgaagcaaaataaaaaaaaaacgaaacagaaacgaaatgaaaaggaaCTAAAACAACCCCTCAATCCTGTCGCCATGCGAATCCGCCCGTATCCGCATTATCTCCCGAAGTCCCAGGTCCCAGACTTATGGATTGACCAGTGCCTTTTTTCGCTAATGCCTATGCAAATGAACCGGTTCCGGGCCGAGTTCGGAGGTGGAacttggtttttcttcttttccagcTGCGTGTCAAACGTGTCGTTGACGTGTTTTTCAGTCAGATTTCCCCCCTTTGGTTTGAAGTACGTTGTAAATTTTGGGCCTTTGGGCTGTTTTGGTATGGTGATACGCGTCGAATGCCCAGCAGGGAGTCATATTTGAttctttggatgtcttccagATTATCAGTATCGGTTGAGGCTGATGCAGTTGGAATAGTTTCCTCCGAGCgcttgtgtttgtttggttttcctcTGGTGCGCTCCTTGGTGTTCAAAACACACCTTTTATTATTCTACAGTGTCTTTCCGACGCTCGGTTCTTCTATGGCCGTCCCCGTCGTGATAATCTACCCTCGGTGGACAATTATGTTGCTGCGCACGATAAGAAGATTGTAGGTCATCGATTAAATGTTAATCGCAGCGATGAACAAATCATCTCGCTGGGCAATGattgatcgttttgtttttgcttgtcGTTTCCCAGAAGGTGCGTATCTAGTTGGTCGTTTGTGTTGTGAccaaatggttaaaaaatgaGCTGAGGCGGTTTTCCTTTTGAAGCATGAAACAGTGTCACCAGTTACGAGTTAATTTGTTGGTGCGTTTAGTCGCAAGTGAATGTGTATCGTAAGCGATCGCGTGTGAATCGGAGCTGGAAAATGTGCATCGTTGGGTGAAGGAGCGTAGTCAGCCCATTTATCCTCGGTGACCGGTGGCCATAAGGGAACCATCCCGCTACCATCCGCTTCGCAGCAGCTTGGTGCGAAAGTAGGGAAACACATTATAGATAAGCCATAGGTTTCGGGTCCCGAAACGGATCCCACCAGTCTCTGCTAGTCGATGCCGGAACTAGTCAGTGCAGCTAGTCCATTAACAATAGCAACCGGAAGCAGTGCAAGCGGCAGGCGCCCCGCACGACGATGATGACCGAACGGCGCAGCGATTTCGTGCTGAAGGGCGGCTACATGGTGAAGCGATCGCAGAACAAGAAACGCTTCACGCCGGTCAACTACAAGACGCGCTGGTTCGAGCTGACGCGCTTCTATCTGTCGTACTACGACATCGGGAACCTGGAGGTAAGTGAAGCGTGGCCACCCGCCCTCCCGCGATGCCCGGACGACTCGTGGCTGATACGTCCCTACTAACGATGGTGCAAatagaaaagaacaaaaaaaaaaatcattcaaacacacgaacacaccCATACGAAACGTCAATTAATCCCAACACAGATCTTTTAATTTGAGTCGCGAGAGCATGGTGGCGATCGCGAACGATCGTTAACATAGTCGCAGgaatggatttgtttttgttctcatCTCGATTTCGTTCCATTCTACCACGCTAGTTTGTGATTAACTTAGATGCTGCCCTAAACAATACTAATTAAggatcgatcgattgaatCGTTCTTGCTTGCGATTGAAAGTTAAACACATGCCACTCAACATGTACAATTGGTTACGGTTACCGTATTTAACGGATTTGTAGGGCGCTATTAATTTGCCAGAATATTGCAATTATTCATCCAATATcagtttatttcaattttttttattcagaaTTAAACATATTGGCTTTTGTTGACATTATTTAAAAACGATTTTTGTGTAGATAAAGGTTATAAAAGCGAACTTTAACTATGTTAATACTGCGACAAAAACCTTTACAAActggtgagtttttttttctacaactAGAAAACATATAAACAGAAATCAGTATGATTTACGTTTAGCTTATCAAACTTATCTTTATCTATCTTTACTTAACGTTATCTTATCTATCTTTTAACATATTCGTGTCGTTACACtcagaaaaataagaaaatattgtTCCTTTGGAAATCTTAACTTAATGTGAGCTAACTAAAATAAGCCCATCTGGTTTCGTCAGATATGGTAACCAATTTTAGCCATTGTTGTATTGTCTAAAAAAGGAAAGGGGCTTAGTTTATCAAATTTCGTTgagataaatcttttaaaaatatattgaatAAAAGTTTGAGCAATAACAATTTGATAACtggtttgtaaaataaaagatcAAACAGCATCTTGCAACTTATTTCGacttaaatattaaaaaaaaccatagtCCTTTGGTCATAAGAGCAAGTTTATGTTCATCATGGACTATTGCCAGTAGGTGTTGAAACATTGCTGGCCAAATTGagtcgatttgtttttcgca encodes:
- the LOC131293488 gene encoding zinc finger Y-chromosomal protein-like, translated to MALSEAIGSAFTAEDVLYYTGIQISVKEELPYAICHVCCNVIRNSVMFRSMCLKKDVVFKTLLSVLNFDKSAPDSIERTAASTLWETAVGCNTETITLDESDSDDSIPSLYGEAMQEALSDTAPSVASEKRLTSTAEKEAMDHTLTGDCEENEKSTSNEMMNQNDESVNLMPKDDSDSDGSLPSLYGESAVPPPKPKYPKDSNEGKEQCHVCGSFHVDVKHHVQRVHEKKMGHACPYCPKRVNDGYQLNSHINTWHKKEIIFTCQHCGKGYINHSSYVYHLANSHGKSDWYECETCHKRWKSIDSYRKHRKSHSVTAITCNICRKTYKNEASYEQHVLRYHPT
- the LOC131290913 gene encoding dolichyl-phosphate beta-glucosyltransferase, yielding MLTTEFVQLVLLFGSGSVFFLFVVLGIILKVTTTAFPKIIRFKDEQFYTDPTSGENLPFPSLADEPTLKLSVIIPAFDEEKRLPIMLDECLEYLDERSRKEKDFTYEVIVVSDGSRDRTVDVALEYVKRHGTEKVRVLALVQNRGKGGAVRMGMLSSRGEFLLFADADGATKFTDYGKLERSIAQLCGNDWHRDALAIGSRAHLEEEATAKRTFFRTILMHGFHFLVWTFAVKRVRDTQCGFKLVTRSAARKLFQVMHVERWAFDVELLFIAQSYNIPIEEIAVNWTEIEGSKLTPFWSWLQMGRDLMLIWFRYAIGAWQLRKEHSN